The Thermodesulfobacteriota bacterium genome includes a window with the following:
- a CDS encoding 6-hydroxymethylpterin diphosphokinase MptE-like protein produces the protein MPAPAAAGPHWEANLALVAQHHPHLLPFLAKAPSAADPVEVSTFPSASGCVTARALDRSSGRQVLLHSDQDPRAEARTLADSLQLKGGELRCLVGLGMGYLALEIAGRQLPLHRLLVVEPSPEILAAAMAQVDLAPLLTADGMTILAGTEHALQGYFEANQLALSLHGVFITTFEPSRELLPEATTLLNRRLREAGQSILGQITTMQHVGRQTLDNLMANCTDVLAAANLGSLMGTFSDRPAVIVGAGPSLNEALPTLACWQHRVLVVAVDSALPVLLKAGIRPHLVTTVDFSGACVDKFRDVLDQAREVPLCFVHAVNPLAVKLYPSPVKFFLAPTVGFLADMKDLWGGVWLPHPPMQGVAHLAYTAAAISGARPLVLLGFDLAYTGLRSHAQGMAIPVSLNLDDAPWVEGLDGAMLPTMFQMLGMRAGIEQLIRIFQVPCLNANRQGARIQGAESCDLASFLAALPEPDQEAAARVADRFQQARKPQADEVIVMLRGKRQGLAAALTACRQSSRQAEKVERLLEQDPFAEERPRPKTLAAVERTLTDYEAAMAAIQAAGVQDVDHLLSGSNLDLQAEEARLVIDQGDSPARAKVLREMRLITQAMEHRLEALRVVDDALARLLRRLTEAQRLQRLLAESPSAAGQAKALAELGRVYLDYGDLLLAEGVLRQSLARREANGEAHYQLGQALSRAGRHQEALPHLKRAASLAPYRKIRDALAVELAWPERTLAKARSYVTSTGPGYVRLPWALRLCRQIASAYPEHQGARELLAKVEADLAVQEEAVSGMAQLLAGSEEEALARLDHLQAGGERERALRLANILIRKYPRSAPAKERLALLQLEGEGQEEQAESLLVQAVSLAPDRPEPRIHLAALLANKGQHAEALAYLAAALSLDPTSLAFLHEAMGDLARRLGDPTTAIGHYEAFFLAHPQRRDVLGRLGDCYQALGKTEAAAAAWQAAAGRPA, from the coding sequence ATGCCCGCCCCTGCCGCCGCTGGCCCCCACTGGGAGGCCAACCTCGCTCTGGTGGCCCAGCACCACCCCCACCTCCTGCCGTTCCTGGCCAAGGCGCCATCCGCCGCTGACCCGGTGGAGGTGAGCACCTTCCCCTCGGCCAGCGGTTGCGTCACCGCCCGGGCCTTGGATCGCTCCTCGGGCAGACAGGTGCTTTTGCACAGCGACCAGGATCCCCGGGCCGAGGCCAGGACCCTGGCGGATTCCCTTCAGCTCAAGGGCGGCGAGCTGCGCTGCCTGGTGGGGCTGGGTATGGGCTATCTGGCCCTGGAGATCGCCGGCCGCCAGCTGCCCTTGCACCGGCTGCTAGTGGTGGAGCCCAGCCCCGAGATCCTGGCCGCCGCCATGGCCCAGGTTGACCTGGCGCCACTTTTGACCGCCGACGGGATGACCATCCTGGCCGGCACTGAGCATGCCCTGCAGGGGTACTTCGAGGCCAACCAGCTGGCCCTTTCCCTGCACGGGGTCTTCATCACCACCTTCGAGCCGAGCCGTGAGCTGCTGCCCGAGGCGACCACCCTGCTCAACCGCCGGCTCCGGGAGGCGGGGCAATCGATCCTCGGCCAGATCACCACCATGCAGCACGTGGGCCGCCAGACCCTGGACAACCTGATGGCCAACTGCACCGACGTGCTGGCGGCCGCCAACCTGGGCAGCCTCATGGGGACCTTCAGCGATCGGCCAGCGGTAATCGTCGGTGCCGGACCGTCCCTCAACGAGGCGCTGCCCACCCTGGCCTGCTGGCAGCACCGGGTCCTGGTAGTGGCGGTGGACTCGGCCCTGCCGGTCCTGCTCAAGGCTGGCATCCGGCCGCATCTGGTGACCACCGTCGACTTCTCCGGCGCCTGTGTGGACAAGTTCCGGGACGTTCTCGACCAGGCCCGAGAGGTGCCCCTGTGCTTCGTCCATGCCGTGAACCCCCTGGCCGTGAAGCTCTATCCCAGCCCGGTCAAGTTCTTCCTGGCGCCCACCGTGGGCTTTCTGGCGGACATGAAGGATCTCTGGGGCGGGGTGTGGCTGCCCCACCCGCCCATGCAGGGCGTGGCCCACCTGGCCTACACCGCGGCGGCCATCAGCGGCGCGCGGCCCCTGGTGCTCCTGGGCTTCGACCTGGCCTACACCGGCTTGCGCTCCCATGCCCAGGGCATGGCCATCCCGGTGAGCCTCAACCTGGATGACGCCCCCTGGGTGGAAGGCCTGGACGGCGCGATGCTGCCCACCATGTTCCAGATGCTGGGGATGCGGGCCGGCATCGAGCAGCTGATCCGCATCTTCCAGGTGCCGTGCCTCAACGCCAACCGGCAAGGGGCCCGCATCCAGGGAGCCGAATCCTGTGATCTGGCCTCCTTCCTGGCCGCCCTGCCGGAGCCGGACCAGGAGGCGGCCGCCCGGGTGGCGGATCGTTTCCAGCAGGCACGAAAGCCGCAAGCCGATGAAGTGATCGTGATGCTCCGGGGGAAGCGGCAGGGCCTGGCGGCAGCGCTGACTGCCTGCCGGCAGAGCAGCCGCCAGGCCGAGAAGGTCGAGCGCCTGCTGGAGCAGGATCCCTTTGCCGAGGAGCGGCCCCGACCCAAAACCCTGGCAGCGGTGGAGCGCACCCTGACCGACTACGAGGCCGCCATGGCGGCGATCCAGGCCGCCGGGGTCCAGGACGTCGACCATCTCCTGTCGGGCAGCAATCTCGATCTCCAGGCCGAAGAGGCCCGGCTGGTCATCGACCAGGGGGATTCCCCGGCCCGGGCCAAGGTGCTCCGGGAGATGCGGCTCATTACCCAGGCCATGGAGCATCGCCTGGAGGCCTTGCGCGTGGTGGACGATGCACTGGCCCGGCTCCTCCGACGCCTGACCGAGGCCCAGCGCCTGCAAAGGCTCCTGGCCGAAAGCCCCTCGGCGGCCGGGCAGGCGAAGGCCTTGGCCGAGCTGGGCCGGGTCTATCTCGATTACGGCGATCTCCTGCTGGCCGAGGGCGTTCTGCGCCAGTCCCTGGCCCGGCGGGAGGCCAACGGCGAGGCCCACTATCAGCTCGGCCAGGCCCTCTCCCGGGCCGGCCGCCACCAGGAGGCCCTGCCCCATCTCAAGCGGGCCGCGTCCCTGGCCCCGTATCGCAAGATCCGCGATGCCCTGGCAGTGGAGCTGGCCTGGCCGGAGCGCACCCTGGCCAAGGCCAGGAGCTATGTCACCTCTACTGGCCCGGGCTATGTCCGGCTGCCGTGGGCCTTGCGCCTGTGCCGCCAGATCGCCAGCGCCTACCCGGAGCACCAGGGAGCCCGGGAGCTTCTGGCCAAGGTCGAGGCTGATCTCGCGGTCCAGGAGGAGGCCGTGAGCGGCATGGCGCAGCTCCTGGCCGGCTCCGAGGAAGAGGCCCTGGCCCGGCTTGACCATCTGCAGGCCGGCGGCGAACGGGAGCGCGCCCTGCGCCTCGCCAACATCCTGATCAGGAAATATCCCCGGAGCGCGCCCGCCAAGGAACGGCTGGCCCTGCTCCAGCTCGAGGGGGAGGGCCAGGAGGAGCAGGCGGAAAGCCTGCTGGTGCAGGCCGTTTCCCTGGCCCCGGACCGGCCCGAGCCCCGTATCCACCTGGCTGCCCTCCTGGCGAACAAAGGCCAGCATGCCGAGGCCCTGGCCTATCTTGCCGCCGCGCTCTCCCTCGACCCCACCAGCCTCGCCTTCCTCCACGAGGCCATGGGGGATCTCGCCCGCCGGCTGGGGGATCCGACCACGGCCATCGGCCACTACGAGGCCTTTTTTCTGGCCCACCCGCAGCGGCGGGATGTCCTCGGCCGGCTGGGCGACTGCTACCAGGCCCTGGGCAAGACCGAGGCCGCCGCTGCCGCCTGGCAGGCCGCCGCCGGCCGCCCGGCCTGA